The DNA window ACATCGGCGAGCAGGCCGCCGCAGACCTCATCGACGAGGGTGTCGACGCCGGAATCTACACGCTGGAGCGAGGTGCGGGTGGAACGACGACGATCACCGGCGTCACTCCCCACGGTCCCGAACCCGAAGTCATCGTCGCGGCCTTCGGGGCCGCGGTGGATACGCCCGACTTCACCATCATCAGCGTCGTCACCGAGAGCATCGATGAAGCCCTCCGGGAGGCGGGCTACGAGACGTTCGCGGACCTCGCTAACGCCGGTGTCGACGACCTCGTCGGGCTGACCGGGACGCTCACCGAAAGTCGGGCGGCAGCCATCCTCCAGGAGGCACCACAGCACGTCCCCGTCGGGACTCGTCTCGCATCTGCAGCCGCCCAGCGGTATGCCCGGCGGCTCGACAGCGAGACGGACCGTGGCGTGGCGCGGGTAGTCGACCTCGCGACCACCGATGTCGCCGTGGGCGAACCGGTCTACCGAACAGATGATCTCGATCCCGACGCTCTCGAGGCGCAGTACGTCAGCGCGATTGGTCGTAACGCCGACGATCCAGTAGCGACCGGCCTCCACCTCCTCGACGATCCAGATCATCCTGACGTGCCGAAAGCAGCGACTCACCCCGACGCCGGCGACGACGCGCTCTCCGTCGACGACGCCGGCCCGGTCGTCCCGCCGGCTGTTCCCATCGAACCGCGACTCCAACTCCCGCTCGATGAACTGCTCGCGAAGAAACTCGCTCGAGGGTTGGTCCCCGTCCGTCTCGTCGGGCCGCGCGGCTCAGGAAAGAACTACCTGATCAAGTACCTCTGCCACGAGACAAACCGGGGATACGTCTCCATCGACTGTGACGAGGCGACCCACACCGAGGACCTGTTCGGGCCGCTCACGCCGACCGAGGACGGGCTGATCGTCCCTCGAACCGGGCCCGCCAAGCAGGCACTGCTGAACGGATCGGTCTTGGTGCTCAACGAGTTCCCCGTGATGCGGGCCGGCGCCGCGATGTCGCTGCATCGCCTGCTCAACGAGGGGAAACTACTGGTGAAGGCTCACGGCGAGCTGGTCGAGCCACACCCCTCTGCGCGGATCGTGATCACGATGAATCCGCCGACGCGGGAGTACCGCGACTCAGAGCCGATGAACTCTGCCACCCGAGGGCGGTTCAGGGCGCTCGAACAGCCCTACATCCAGGACGTCGAGGTCGAACTCGACACGCTGGATGCTCAGGTCAACAGCGGCTCCATTGTGGTCGACAGAGGCACTCTCAGAAAAATCGTCCAGTTCGCCCACCAGACTCGCCAGAACGAGAACTGGCCGACGCTGTCGACCCGGAACCTCGTGGTCGTCTGTGAACACATCGAGGACGGCGCCGCGCCGAAGGCCGCGGTGAAAAACGAGGTGTGGGCGGTTGCTGAACCGAATCAGTATCCCGGAGATACCTACGAAACGCTCGACGATTATCTGTGACCTCCCGCAACCGCTCAGTTCTGTCGTTCTTGACTGATGAATACGATATAATCAGTATGAGTAAGAAACTATTAGTTCGCAGCTCCCGAAGGACAGCGCATGAGTGAGAAACAGCCGGCCTGGCCAGCGGGGATGGACGCCGCCGAGCGCGTCCGACACGTCGCGCTCACCCGGACGACGCCACGGAATGCCGGGTGGATCGCGACTGAAGCCGACGTCTCCCGCGATACGGCCGTGAAGTACCTCTCGCGGATGGCCGAGCAGGGAGATCTCGAGGTCGTCGAGACGGCCGAGGGGACCTGTTACAAGCCAGATCCCGTCACCCAGTTCCTCGACGAGGTCCGCGACCTCGCGGAAACACACTCGCAGGAAGAACTCACCGCGGAACTCCGAGACATCGCCGACGAGATTGACCGCTGGAAGCGCGAGTTCGACGTGGAGTCGCTCGCTGAACTCCGCCAGTCGGTCGGCAACGACGATCTCTCGGCCGAGCAACGCCGCGAGCGGCTCGACGTCGTCGAGGGATGGGAGTACGACGTCGAGGTGCGTGAGGCGGTCCGGCTGGCCATCGGGCTCACCGAGTCGCTCACCGAACTCGGCGCGGGGACGGACCCAGGATACACCCCAGACAGTCACCTCCAAGAAGGCTGAGGATAGATGGTCCTCTTTCTCGCGGGCGGCAGTGGGTACACCCGACGACAGGGACTTCGTCGAGTGAAAGAGCGATTGGAAAACGTCCCTGGGGCGTCGAATATCCGGTACGAACCCTCCGCGATCAAGCCAACAGCTGTTGTCGTCGTCGTCGACATCGAGATGTTCCTTGAAGAGCCGTTCCCGCGAGACACGGGGCGACTCGAAGTCGTCTGGCGGCCACGTGAAGCGACGGACCTCCAGCGCGTCCAGTGGATCGACGATGCTGTGAGTCTGGGCTGGCACAAGGACCGCGACCATTCTGACCTCGGGACGACGCACTTTCAGCACGAAATGAGCGACGGGGCCACGCCGCACCGGGAGCCGGCACACATCGAGGTAGAAGCCCCGGTGAGCTTCCTCGAGATCTGTCTCGACCGACTGCCGGACCGGATTCGGGTGACTAGCGACTGATCGTGTGTATGTGGAGTGGAAGTACGACCGCTCCCAAAGCAAGCATCTCGCTCGGGAGATCGAAGCCATCCCACACATCCGTGGCCACCGGGTCACTGTCCGCGTTGTCGAGAGGCTCGTCTACTCTCGCGGGTTTAGCGCTTACAAGAGAGCAGAGAGATTCAGTACCTCCCATTCCTCATCATGTCCGAGACCAACTCCGCCAGCGACTCGAGCGCCCTCGTCGAAACCTTCAGCTCCGATGTCCACGCCCTGGTGCGGGCGTCAGCCGGTCGGCGCGACCGGCTCCGGTCGTTCCTACAGGGCCATCTCCCGGCCAGCGTCGATGTGGAGGTCGTCCTCACCCCAGCAGTCCAGACGGCGGCGGTCCTGCCTGCCGACACCGACGCGCTGGTCAGCAGTGACGCAACCGACCTCGAACGGCGGCAGGCCACTCAGTTGCTCGAGGGCATCGACGCCGAATTTCTGGTACTCATCACGACCGCGCCGGCGCCGCTGGAGCGGGTGCCGCTGAACGATCAGCTCACCGCCGACCACGCCCACCAGTTCGGCCTCGCCTTTCACGAACTCCTCCACATCCTCAAGACTGCGATAGCCCCGATCGCCGCGCTGCTCGACGCCGAAGTCGACCCGGAATACCATCGCTACGTCCACGAACTGATCAACATCGTCGAGGACGGCGCAATCGAACACGAGGCGATCCGCGGCGCAAACTTCAGCGACACTGCCGAGATCCGACTCGAACTCACCCGCCGGATCCACTCCCAGACCCCCGACGATCTGGGAGACGGTCAGCAGGTACGCCTCTCGTTTTGGGACGCAGTCACCACCGGTCTGTACGATGCTGCGGTGTACCCGACCGGCACCACCGAAGTCCTGCTCGACGAGGGTGACGACCGCGTCGGGTTCGTCTCCGATGGCGACGAGATCGCCTTCGGGACGGTACGAGATCCGCTGGAACAACTCGCTGCTGATGCCCTCGCTATTCGGGGCGTCGACCTCGACGACGCAACCCACACGCACGACAAGACCGCCTCGGTCGAGCGAGCACGACGCGTCATCGACACTTGGACATCGACGCTCCAGCCGATCGTCGCAGGGACCGTCGGACCGACCGATGACTCGCAGGGGAACGAAGACACCGCCTCGGGGAACGACAGTCATGACTGCTCCCCGCCACAGGATGACCCGGCGGAAACCCCCGGGGAAGCTGGTGTCTCGCTCGATCGCGAGGCGACGGAGGACCCGTATCAAGACGTGTTCGACCACCCGACGGTGACGCCGGACCCCGACATGGATGATGCGAACAGCTCGGTGAGTTCTCCCACGTCAGATCTTGAGGAACCCACCGGCGACCCCGCATCGCCTCCAGTCGAACAGAAAGGGAGTGGCCAGAATCATGACGATCATCTGCCGGGAGCGGACGGCGACTCAGAATCAGGGTCGGAACCAGCCATCAAACCAGGCGAAGAGCTCGACGATCACCCATCGAGACCGCAAGCACTCGCAGTGGCTGCCGAGCGAGCTCGCGAAGACCGGGACGATCCGGGAAACGGAGGCAATCACTCGTCTCCGTTAGGTCCTCAAGATGGTCGGGCAGATGCCGACAAGGATGAAACCTTGGCGCAGACATCGCTCGAGGCATTTCAGTCTGGATCGGCAGCGTCCGAGCCCTCCGAGGAAGGCCCAGAAGACGACGGGATGGGCGACCCAAAGCAGTCCAGTGAGGACGAACCAATAGACGGTCGGGCTGACGATATCGATCACGAAGCAGCGGACGAGCCGTCGCCGGGGCCGGCTCACGGCGGCGACGAGCAGGTCGCACCGTCGCCGGCGGAGTACGAGCAGGCACTTGAGCACGATCGAGAGGCGGCCCAGCGCGAGGCAGCACGGGAGCAGGTCGACCGGGAGGCCGTCGAACGCGAACTTCAAGAGCTCAATGGCGTGCTCGACCGGCAGCAGCGGGACAGTGAACAGTACTCTGGTGACGGGCCCAAGTCCGCGGCTGAGACGCACGACGCGGGGGGAGCGGGGCTGGCCCAGAGAGCCTCGGCGACATCGTGTTCGCCCCGGTCACCGATGATCTCGTCTCACCTGGCCAGTGGGCTGCCGTCGAGGACGGCGCCGCCCGCGTTGCGCAGGTCCTTGAGAAGGAACTCACGCTCGAACGCCAGCAGGGAACCCGGACCGGTCTGACGGCCGGGAAGTACGATACCCGCGCCGGGCACCGGCTCGCCATCGGCGATCCGCGGGTCTGTGAGACCCCGACACCAGGCCAGGAGAAGCGTTACGCCTTGGTGCTCGTGTTGGACCGGTCGGGCTCGATGCGTAACGGCGATCCCCCGAAGATAGAGGTGGCCACCCGGGCGGTCGCCCGGCTCGCCGTCGCTGCCGAAGGCTTGGGGATTCGTGTCGCCATCATCGACTTCATCGACGGTCAGGCCCGTCTCGCGAAACCGTTCGCCGTCGAGACGCGTCACGTCCAGACGACGCTCCTCGATACCGACTGTGGTGGCGGGACGCCCCTGGCCGAGGCGATCGGCCTCGCCCGGACGATCGTGGACACCCAGCGTGACGAGCCGTTGATCATCACCATCACTGATGACCGCCCGAGCGACGTCGAGGCCGTCAAACGCGAACTCCGAGGCTCGTATGCGCCGGTGTGTTCGCTAACGGTCGCGACTGACTGTGGACCGGGGACGCTGGCACCAGATGCAATGGAGTTGGCCCCGTACTACGAGCGGCAAGCAGCGGTATACGATATAGACGCCATCGATGATCGCCTCGATCAGTTCGCGAGTCTCCTCACCGGAATATGAACCTCCTATCGTCGGTCGACGGCAGATTCCCGCGGATGTCTCGCTATGTGCAGTTCCATTTGTCACAAATGGTAAAAATAGACGTTTCTTATTGACCGACCGAGTAACCGTGGCTGGGTAAGACGGGACTCAGCGTTGCGGTGTGTTGGTGTCATATGCTGCCAAACACAGATCGTTGTGTGCCCGGGCGCCTGGCTGCCCACTGCTGGGAGCGGCCGGCCAACGGCAGTGGGTACCACTCATAGCAGGAACGCGAACACAGGGTATGAGGCGACAATCGCCAGCGACGGCGTCAACACCCACATCGTCACGATACGTTTGGCCGCCGCCGGGTTGAAGAGACTTCGCTCGTCGATATCTGCCGGTCCCTCAGCGCCGATATCTGGGATGTCCGGGGTTTCGTCTGGCTTCTTGGGCGATTCCTCTTCTCGAGCAATATCCCCAATGGTCGGGCTGGCAGGAGCATCCTCAGCGCGTGAGGTGACTAATGCGCCAGTCGAGACGTCTACTACCGGACCAGCTGGCGATGGCGTCGCCAACTCCGCCAAAGTCGCTGCCCGACTCGCTCGACCCCATCCGAGCCCAATGATCGTCGAGGTCGTACTGACGGCGAGACTCGCTGGAATTCCGAAAGACGAGAGAATGGTGATAACCGTTCCACCGACCACGGACACGATTAGTGAAGCGAGTATCGGTAGCTCCGTGATATCGTCTCCAACCGTTTCTAGCGTGCGACGGGCGATTGTGAAACTGCCCAATCCGAAGGCCCCCACCGCGAGCAGGACGCCCTGATTGACCGTCAGCGAACCTCCAGAACCGACGAGAGGGGCAACGGCGTTCGCAGCGTTCGACGCCCCAGCCGAGAACGCCATGTAACAGCCGATGATGACTACCGCGAGTGACCCGACGATATCCTGCAGTGATGCGTTCT is part of the Salinigranum marinum genome and encodes:
- a CDS encoding AAA family ATPase; translation: MSSTTSDDADSQPDEQAVLSHLVRRLLQREGGQIPLERVTLRVSDYVDIGEQAAADLIDEGVDAGIYTLERGAGGTTTITGVTPHGPEPEVIVAAFGAAVDTPDFTIISVVTESIDEALREAGYETFADLANAGVDDLVGLTGTLTESRAAAILQEAPQHVPVGTRLASAAAQRYARRLDSETDRGVARVVDLATTDVAVGEPVYRTDDLDPDALEAQYVSAIGRNADDPVATGLHLLDDPDHPDVPKAATHPDAGDDALSVDDAGPVVPPAVPIEPRLQLPLDELLAKKLARGLVPVRLVGPRGSGKNYLIKYLCHETNRGYVSIDCDEATHTEDLFGPLTPTEDGLIVPRTGPAKQALLNGSVLVLNEFPVMRAGAAMSLHRLLNEGKLLVKAHGELVEPHPSARIVITMNPPTREYRDSEPMNSATRGRFRALEQPYIQDVEVELDTLDAQVNSGSIVVDRGTLRKIVQFAHQTRQNENWPTLSTRNLVVVCEHIEDGAAPKAAVKNEVWAVAEPNQYPGDTYETLDDYL
- a CDS encoding DUF7342 family protein, yielding MSEKQPAWPAGMDAAERVRHVALTRTTPRNAGWIATEADVSRDTAVKYLSRMAEQGDLEVVETAEGTCYKPDPVTQFLDEVRDLAETHSQEELTAELRDIADEIDRWKREFDVESLAELRQSVGNDDLSAEQRRERLDVVEGWEYDVEVREAVRLAIGLTESLTELGAGTDPGYTPDSHLQEG
- a CDS encoding VWA domain-containing protein encodes the protein MLDRSGSMRNGDPPKIEVATRAVARLAVAAEGLGIRVAIIDFIDGQARLAKPFAVETRHVQTTLLDTDCGGGTPLAEAIGLARTIVDTQRDEPLIITITDDRPSDVEAVKRELRGSYAPVCSLTVATDCGPGTLAPDAMELAPYYERQAAVYDIDAIDDRLDQFASLLTGI
- a CDS encoding inorganic phosphate transporter translates to MVALLAVVGILVAVFVGFNIGGSSTGVAFGPAVGSRLIRKTTAGALFVGFGFLGAWTVGRNVIATMSSSIVPAAQFTPIASVAVLFFTGASLLISNLYGVPASTSMTAVGAIVGLGLASGTLNQALMFVIVSAWIVAPLICLCIGVVVGRYIYPYLDRYIAFTTFNLHFIQLDRSGVIPRPSINQNASLQDIVGSLAVVIIGCYMAFSAGASNAANAVAPLVGSGGSLTVNQGVLLAVGAFGLGSFTIARRTLETVGDDITELPILASLIVSVVGGTVITILSSFGIPASLAVSTTSTIIGLGWGRASRAATLAELATPSPAGPVVDVSTGALVTSRAEDAPASPTIGDIAREEESPKKPDETPDIPDIGAEGPADIDERSLFNPAAAKRIVTMWVLTPSLAIVASYPVFAFLL